A single genomic interval of Mesoplodon densirostris isolate mMesDen1 chromosome 8, mMesDen1 primary haplotype, whole genome shotgun sequence harbors:
- the GBX2 gene encoding homeobox protein GBX-2 yields MSAAFPPSLMMMQRPLGSSTAFSIDSLIGSPPQPSPGHFVYTGYPMFMPYRPVVLPPPPPPPPALPQAALQPALPPAHPHHQIPSLPTSFCSSLAQGMALTSTLMATLPGGFSASPQHQEAAAARKFAPQPLPGGGNFDKAEALQADAEDGKGFLAKEGSLLAFSAAEAVQASLVGAVRGQGKDESKVEDDPKGKEESFSLESDLDYSSDDNLTGQAAHKEEDPGHALEETPPSGGGAGSTTSTGKNRRRRTAFTSEQLLELEKEFHCKKYLSLTERSQIAHALKLSEVQVKIWFQNRRAKWKRVKAGNANSKTGEPSRNPKIVVPIPVHVSRFAIRSQHQQLEQARP; encoded by the exons ATGAGCGCAGCGTTCCCGCCGTCGCTGATGATGATGCAGCGCCCGCTGGGGAGTAGTACCGCCTTCAGCATAGACTCGCTGATCGGCAGCCCGCCGCAGCCCAGCCCCGGCCATTTCGTCTACACTGGCTACCCTATGTTCATGCCCTACCGGCCGGTggtgctgccgccgccgccgccgccgccgcccgcgctgCCCCAGGCCGCGCTGCAGCCGGCGCTGCCGCCCGCGCACCCTCACCACCAGATCCCCAGCCTGCCCACCAGCTTCTGCTCCAGCTTGGCGCAGGGCATGGCGCTCACCTCCACGCTCATGGCCACGCTGCCCGGCGGCTTCTCCGCGTCTCCTCAGCACCAGGAGGCGGCGGCTGCCCGGAAATTCGCGCCGCAGCCGCTGCCTGGCGGTGGCAACTTCGACAAGGCGGAGGCGCTGCAAGCCGACGCGGAGGATGGCAAAGGCTTCTTGGCCAAGGAGGGCTCGCTGCTTGCCTTCTCCGCGGCCGAGGCTGTGCAGGCGTCGCTCG TCGGGGCTGTCAGAGGGCAAGGGAAAGACGAGTCAAAGGTGGAAGACGACCCGAAGGGCAAGGAGGAGAGTTTCTCGCTGGAGAGCGATCTGGACTACAGCTCGGATGACAATCTGACTGGCCAGGCGGCTCACAAGGAGGAAGACCCCGGCCACGCGTTGGAGGAGACCCCACcgagcggcggcggcgcgggcagCACCACGTCCACGGGCAAGAACCGGCGGCGGCGGACTGCCTTCACCAGCGAGCAGCTCCTCGAGCTAGAGAAGGAGTTCCACTGCAAAAAGTACCTCTCGCTGACCGAGCGCTCACAGATCGCTCACGCCCTCAAACTCAGCGAGGTGCAGGTGAAAATCTGGTTCCAGAACCGCCGGGCCAAGTGGAAACGGGTGAAAGCCGGCAATGCCAATTCCAAGACAGGGGAGCCCTCCAGGAACCCCAAGATCGTTGTCCCCATCCCCGTCCATGTCAGCAGGTTCGCCATTAGAAGTCAGCATCAGCAGCTGGAGCAGGCCCGCCCCTGA